Genomic segment of Terriglobales bacterium:
CCTGGAGCGCATCAACCAGCACCTGGCCAAGGAACTGGAGGTGCAGCAGTTGCGCACCAAGATCCAGTCCGAGGTGCAGGACCGGGTGCAGCAGACCCAGCGCGAATACTACCTGCGCGAGCAGATGAAGGCCATCCAGAAAGAACTGGGCGAGCAGGACGAGACCCAGCGCGACGTCGAGGAACTGAAGCAGAAGATCGAGGCCGCGGGCATGCCCGAGGAAGTGAAGAAAGAGGCGATGAAGGAGCTGGGGCGCCTGGCCCGCATCTCGCCCATGGCGGCCGACTATTCCGTCACCCGCAACTACATCGAATGGCTGGCGGTGCTGCCTTGGGCCAAGTCCTCCGGGGTGGAGGTCGACATCCTCAAGGCCAAGGAGATCCTCGACGCCGACCACTACGACCTGCAGAAGGTGAAGGACCGCATCCTGGATTACCTGGCGGTCCGCCGCCTGAAGCCCACCATGAAAGGGCCGATCCTCTGCTTTGTGGGGCCGCCGGGAGTGGGCAAGACCTCGCTGGGCAAGTCCATCGCGCGGGCGCTGGGGCGGAAGTTCACGCGCCTGTCGCTGGGCGGGGTGCACGACGAGGCCGAGATCCGCGGCCATCGCCGCACTTACATCGGCGCCCTGCCCGGGCAGATCATCCAGGGCATCCGCCGCGCCGAGACCAACGACCCCGTCTTCATGCTGGACGAGGTGGACAAGCTGGGCAAGGACTGGCGCGGCGATCCCTCCTCCGCCCTGCTCGAAACCCTGGATCCGGAGCAGAACAACAGCTTCCGCGACAACTATCTTGACGTGCCCTTTGACCTGTCGAAGGTGCTGTTCATCACCACCGCCAACATGCTCGACCCCATCCCCGATCCCTTGCGCGACCGCATGGAGATCATCGAGCTGCAGGGCTACACCGAGGAGGAGAAGCTGCACATCGCGCGCCGCTACCTGGTGCCGCGGCAGATCCAGGAGAACGGGGTCACCGCCGAGCAGATCGTGTTCCCCGACGAGGCCATCCGCATCATCACCCGCCACTACACGCGCGAGGCGGGCGTGCGCAACCTGGAGCGCAACATCGGCACCATCTGCCGCAAGCAGGCGCGGCGCATCGCCGAAGGCAAGACCGGGAAGCTGGTGGTCGACCAGGAGGCCATTCACGAGTTCCTGGGCGGGATCAAGATCCGCGTCGAGGGCGAGATTGCGGAGCGCACCAAGCGCGCGGGCGTGGCCGTGGGCCTGGCCTGGACCCCCACCGGCGGCGACGTGCTCTTCGTCGAGGCCAACAAGATGTCAGGCAAGGGCGCCGCACCATTGCTGACCGGGCAGATCGGCCAGGTGATGCAGGAGTCCATCACAGTGGCCCACACCTGGGTGCGCTCCAATGCGGGCAAATTGGGCATCTCGGAAGACTTCTTCAAGGACCACGACCTGCACATCCATGTGCCCGCGGGCGCCATCCCCAAGGACGGTCCCTCCGCCGGCGTGACCATGGTGACCGCGCTGACCTCCTTGCTGACCGACCGCCGCGTGCGACCCCTGACCGCCATGACCGGCGAGATGACGCTCAGCGGCAACGTGCTGCCCGTGGGTGGGATCAAGGAGAAGGTGCTGGCCGCCAAGCGCGCCGGCGTGCGCGACATCATCCTGCCCGCCGAGAACAAGATGAATGTGGAGGAGGACCTCACCCCTGACCAGCTCGAGGGACTCACGATCCACTACGTGACCACCATCGAAGAGGTGCTGGAGTTGGCCCTGCCCTCCACCCCCGCCGAGGAGCGGAAGGATGCTGAGGAGCGGGAGAAGGTCCTGAGCAAGGTTCCAGCGTAAGCTAGGGCGCGGTCGGGTTCTCCGAACTATGCAGGTTCGTGTCCTGTTTTTCGGCATGCTGAAGGACGTGGTGGGGCGGGGAAGCGACTCGATGGCCCTGCCCGCCGGCGCCACCCTCGCCGACCTGCTGGCCCGCTATCAGGAAGAGTTCCCGCGGCTGGAGCAGTTCCTGCCTTCGCTCGCCCTCTCCGTCAACCAGGAATATGCCGCGGCTGGCCAGCCCTTGCGCGAGAACGACGAAGTCGCCCTGCTGCCCCCGGTCAGCGGCGGCGCGCCGGCGGCGGCCGAGCCGGCGGTCCGGCTGGTGCGCGAGCGCATCGTCCCCCACGACATCATTCCCCCGCTGGAGAAGCCGGAAGACGGCGCGGTGGTGATCTTCGATGGCGTGGCCCGCAACCACACCCGCGGCCGCAAGACCCTCTACCTGGATTACGAAGCCTACGAGCCCATGGCGCTTGGGGAACTGCGCCGCCTGGCCGCCGAAGCGCGAGAGAAGTTCCCCATCCGCAACCTGGCCCTGGTGCACCGCCTGGGGCGCATCCAGATCGGGGAGAGCAGCGTGCTCATCGCCGTCTATTCCGCCCACCGCGCCCCCGCCTTCGAGGCCTGCCGCTGGCTCATCGACACCCTCAAGAAGAAGGTCCCCATCTGGAAGAAGGAGTACTTCGAAGACGGAGCGGTGTGGGCGGATGGCGAACCTTTTCCCGCAGATATCCCGAAGGCAACGACAGAAGGGGCGCAGGGCGCATCTAAGTGAACGGTTCCCCATGAGACCACTCCTCGTCCTGCTGCTGGTGGCCGCCGGCGGGCTGTCGGTGACGCCGGCGCAAGCGCAGGCCCCGCCGCCAGCCGTCACCCAGGACTCCGACCAATCCACCTTCAAGGTGGATGTGCGCCTGGTCAACGTCTTCGCCACCGTGGTGGACGAGCACGGCGCACCCGTCGCCAACCTCCAGAAAGACAACTTCCAGGTGCTGGAAGACGGCGTGCCGCAGCAGATCGCCGTCTTCGATCGCGAGTCGGGCCTGCCCCTCTCCATCGTGCTGGCGGTGGACACCAGCCTGAGCACGCGCAAGGACATCAAGCTGGAACTGGAGTCGGCGCGCCGCTTCGCTCACTCCATCCTGCGGCCGGTGGACGCCCTCGCCCTCTACCAGTTCAGCGAGTACGTGGATGAGGTCATACCCTTCACCGCCAACCTGCGGGAGATCGACCGCGGCATCGAGCAGGTGCGCCTGGGCGCCGCTACCGCCCTCTACGACGCCATCTACCTCGGCAGCCTGACGCTGGAAGACCGCCAGGGACGCAAGGTGATGGTGGTGATCACCGATGGCGGCGACACCGCCAGCCAGACCGATTACGCTGCGGCAGTGCGCGAGGCGCAGGAGGCCGAGGCCATCGTCTACAGCATC
This window contains:
- the lon gene encoding endopeptidase La yields the protein MANQTHNVEHEEGGRHVPRGSNILPVLPVRDTVLFPHAVLPLTVGREASVNLINSLGEDKTIVVVAQREARVDQPQPTDLFTIGTLATVHKVVKMPNQSLFVFTEGLERVRLKEYVQVTPHLRAILEPVEETGPAHSAEEEALQRNVLTLFQQIVSGSPTLSDELQTIAMNIEEPGRLVDFIASSLPSLSTKDKQEILETTDVRIRLERINQHLAKELEVQQLRTKIQSEVQDRVQQTQREYYLREQMKAIQKELGEQDETQRDVEELKQKIEAAGMPEEVKKEAMKELGRLARISPMAADYSVTRNYIEWLAVLPWAKSSGVEVDILKAKEILDADHYDLQKVKDRILDYLAVRRLKPTMKGPILCFVGPPGVGKTSLGKSIARALGRKFTRLSLGGVHDEAEIRGHRRTYIGALPGQIIQGIRRAETNDPVFMLDEVDKLGKDWRGDPSSALLETLDPEQNNSFRDNYLDVPFDLSKVLFITTANMLDPIPDPLRDRMEIIELQGYTEEEKLHIARRYLVPRQIQENGVTAEQIVFPDEAIRIITRHYTREAGVRNLERNIGTICRKQARRIAEGKTGKLVVDQEAIHEFLGGIKIRVEGEIAERTKRAGVAVGLAWTPTGGDVLFVEANKMSGKGAAPLLTGQIGQVMQESITVAHTWVRSNAGKLGISEDFFKDHDLHIHVPAGAIPKDGPSAGVTMVTALTSLLTDRRVRPLTAMTGEMTLSGNVLPVGGIKEKVLAAKRAGVRDIILPAENKMNVEEDLTPDQLEGLTIHYVTTIEEVLELALPSTPAEERKDAEEREKVLSKVPA
- a CDS encoding molybdenum cofactor biosynthesis protein MoaE, producing the protein MQVRVLFFGMLKDVVGRGSDSMALPAGATLADLLARYQEEFPRLEQFLPSLALSVNQEYAAAGQPLRENDEVALLPPVSGGAPAAAEPAVRLVRERIVPHDIIPPLEKPEDGAVVIFDGVARNHTRGRKTLYLDYEAYEPMALGELRRLAAEAREKFPIRNLALVHRLGRIQIGESSVLIAVYSAHRAPAFEACRWLIDTLKKKVPIWKKEYFEDGAVWADGEPFPADIPKATTEGAQGASK
- a CDS encoding VWA domain-containing protein, which gives rise to MRPLLVLLLVAAGGLSVTPAQAQAPPPAVTQDSDQSTFKVDVRLVNVFATVVDEHGAPVANLQKDNFQVLEDGVPQQIAVFDRESGLPLSIVLAVDTSLSTRKDIKLELESARRFAHSILRPVDALALYQFSEYVDEVIPFTANLREIDRGIEQVRLGAATALYDAIYLGSLTLEDRQGRKVMVVITDGGDTASQTDYAAAVREAQEAEAIVYSIIVVPIEASAGRNTGGEHALIEIARATGGKYYYASSTQDLDSAFRQISDELRTQYLLAYYPKQRVAASDFRQIEVRVLPPSEGEHYVARHRTGYYTSKSH